The following proteins are encoded in a genomic region of Lachnospiraceae bacterium KM106-2:
- a CDS encoding lipid A export ATP-binding/permease protein MsbA, translating to MSNLFKYLKRSMGTVVVIFVLLILQASGDLSLPSYTSDIVNIGIQQNGIEHISPEVMRESQLSKLEYFLDDTDIQFIKDSYEYKKKGTSNLEDKYPAIAKEGLYIRKDNADIEALDEKLARPMLLVSMLSGTDKKSVSMREKMIAGVQASMPKGTDLSKADIFDVFKMIGKDNVKVMLKDMIKQVDDMDDYMVNQMAIQTVQGEYKAVGINIEALQRNYIIVTGLKMIGIAFAIMVASVLVTMLASRVGAKIGRDLRGSVFKKVVSFSSSEMDQFSTASLITRSTNDIQQVQMLVVMLLRMVLYAPILGIGGIFKVLQTNVSMTWIIALAVGVILAIVLVLLVIAMPKFNRMQKLVDRINLVTREILTGLPVIRAFSTERHEEKRFDKANQDLTRNTLFTNRVMTFMMPMMMFVMNGISVLIVWVSAKNIDAGTMQVGDMMAFIQYTMQIVMSFLMLTMISIMFPRAAVSAKRIDEVLKTPNQIQDPEHSEITESTSTTGVLKFNHVSFRYPNADENVLHDIDFTALPGQTTAFIGSTGSGKSTLVNLIPRFYDVTEGNITLDDIDIRKMSQHELRDRLGFVPQKAMLFSGDIRSNIAYGCENADMSVIEKAASIAQATDFIEAKPEKYDSAIAQGGSNVSGGQKQRLSIARAIAKKPEVYVFDDSFSALDYKTDVAVRKALKSETGHSTVLIVAQRISTIMHADQIIVLDEGKIAGIGTHQQLLRDNEVYQQIAYSQLSKEEIEKDLKEHYSKEVQ from the coding sequence ATGTCAAATTTATTTAAGTATTTAAAACGTTCCATGGGAACGGTAGTAGTAATATTTGTACTACTAATATTACAGGCATCCGGTGATCTATCATTACCATCCTATACATCGGATATTGTAAATATCGGTATCCAACAAAATGGTATCGAACATATTTCACCAGAAGTAATGAGGGAAAGTCAATTAAGCAAATTAGAGTATTTTCTCGATGATACGGATATTCAGTTTATCAAAGACTCATATGAGTATAAGAAGAAGGGGACTTCTAATTTAGAGGATAAATATCCGGCAATTGCAAAAGAAGGATTATATATTCGCAAAGATAATGCAGATATCGAAGCATTAGATGAAAAATTAGCAAGACCAATGCTCCTTGTATCTATGCTTTCTGGAACTGATAAGAAATCAGTATCGATGAGAGAGAAGATGATCGCAGGAGTTCAGGCATCTATGCCAAAAGGAACAGATCTCAGTAAAGCCGATATCTTTGATGTATTCAAGATGATAGGAAAAGATAATGTAAAGGTTATGTTAAAAGATATGATCAAACAAGTCGATGACATGGATGATTATATGGTAAATCAGATGGCAATTCAGACTGTTCAAGGAGAATATAAAGCGGTTGGAATTAATATCGAGGCACTTCAAAGAAATTATATTATCGTAACAGGTCTTAAAATGATCGGAATCGCATTTGCCATTATGGTTGCTTCTGTCTTAGTTACGATGCTTGCATCTAGAGTCGGTGCCAAAATTGGTCGTGACCTTAGAGGTTCGGTATTTAAGAAAGTAGTATCTTTCTCTAGTTCGGAGATGGATCAATTCTCAACAGCATCATTGATCACAAGAAGTACCAATGATATTCAACAGGTACAGATGTTAGTCGTTATGTTATTACGTATGGTATTGTATGCACCAATCCTTGGAATCGGCGGTATTTTTAAGGTATTACAGACTAATGTTAGCATGACTTGGATCATTGCGTTAGCAGTCGGAGTCATCTTAGCAATCGTATTAGTTTTATTAGTAATTGCAATGCCTAAGTTCAATCGTATGCAGAAATTAGTAGATCGAATCAACTTAGTAACAAGAGAGATCCTTACTGGACTTCCTGTAATCCGTGCTTTCTCAACAGAAAGACATGAGGAAAAACGTTTTGATAAAGCAAATCAGGATCTAACAAGAAATACGTTATTTACAAACCGTGTAATGACATTCATGATGCCAATGATGATGTTTGTTATGAATGGTATTTCTGTATTGATCGTTTGGGTTAGTGCAAAGAATATCGATGCAGGAACAATGCAAGTTGGTGATATGATGGCATTTATCCAATATACAATGCAGATCGTTATGTCATTCTTAATGTTAACAATGATCTCAATTATGTTCCCTAGAGCAGCCGTTAGTGCAAAACGTATTGATGAAGTTCTTAAGACACCAAATCAGATTCAAGATCCAGAACATTCAGAGATTACAGAATCGACTTCAACAACTGGTGTATTAAAATTCAATCATGTTTCCTTCCGTTATCCGAATGCAGATGAAAATGTGTTACACGATATTGATTTTACAGCACTTCCAGGACAGACAACAGCATTTATCGGTAGTACCGGAAGTGGTAAGTCTACTTTAGTTAACTTAATTCCAAGATTTTATGATGTTACAGAAGGTAACATTACGTTAGATGATATTGATATTAGAAAGATGTCACAGCATGAGTTACGAGATCGATTAGGATTTGTTCCTCAGAAAGCGATGTTATTCTCTGGTGATATTCGTTCCAATATCGCATATGGCTGTGAAAATGCAGATATGTCTGTTATCGAGAAAGCAGCTTCTATTGCACAGGCAACTGACTTTATTGAAGCAAAACCTGAGAAATATGATAGCGCTATTGCACAGGGCGGAAGCAACGTATCCGGTGGACAGAAACAGCGTCTTTCTATTGCAAGAGCAATTGCTAAGAAACCCGAAGTATATGTATTTGATGATAGTTTCTCAGCACTTGATTACAAAACGGATGTTGCAGTTCGTAAAGCGCTTAAGAGTGAAACAGGTCACAGTACCGTATTAATCGTAGCACAAAGAATCAGCACGATCATGCATGCAGATCAGATCATTGTATTAGATGAAGGTAAGATCGCGGGAATCGGAACACATCAACAATTATTACGTGATAACGAAGTATATCAACAGATCGCATATTCTCAGTTATCAAAGGAAGAAATAGAAAAAGATCTAAAAGAACATTACAGCAAGGAGGTGCAGTAG
- a CDS encoding transcriptional regulator, MarR family → MLSDNAKELVSILHNFKKLGCRHQKETTQTETFIMMMISRHEEENKIIKVSDIAHHLNNTMPAISRMLKQLEQKNYIVRTTDANDRRSVIIKLTEEGRKVVASQTEMLDQLTNRVVERFGSDDLEELIELIKKMQTIIQEEMSRDGI, encoded by the coding sequence ATGCTATCAGATAATGCCAAAGAGTTAGTTTCCATCCTACATAACTTTAAAAAGTTAGGGTGTAGGCATCAGAAAGAGACGACTCAGACAGAAACTTTTATCATGATGATGATAAGCAGGCATGAGGAAGAAAATAAAATTATAAAAGTATCAGACATAGCACACCATTTAAATAATACGATGCCTGCTATCTCTAGAATGCTAAAGCAGTTAGAACAGAAAAATTATATCGTTCGTACTACAGATGCTAACGATCGACGCTCGGTGATCATAAAATTAACAGAAGAAGGAAGAAAAGTAGTAGCTTCACAGACAGAGATGTTAGATCAATTAACAAATCGCGTTGTAGAGCGTTTTGGATCTGATGATTTAGAAGAGTTAATAGAACTGATCAAGAAGATGCAGACAATTATTCAAGAAGAAATGTCAAGAGACGGGATTTAG
- a CDS encoding S-ribosylhomocysteine lyase yields MEPIASFTIDHLKLKPGVYVSRKDKVGSEVITTFDIRMTRPNNEPVMNTAEMHAIEHLAATFLRNHKEFGQKIIYFGPMGCRTGFYLLLAGDYESKTIVPLLTELYEFIRDFTGEVPGASAIGCGNYLDMNLPMAKYLANRFLEEVLYHITEERLVYPE; encoded by the coding sequence ATGGAACCAATAGCAAGTTTTACAATTGATCATTTAAAATTAAAACCAGGTGTTTACGTATCAAGAAAAGATAAAGTTGGAAGTGAAGTAATCACTACTTTCGATATTAGAATGACTCGTCCAAATAATGAACCCGTTATGAACACAGCTGAGATGCATGCCATCGAACATCTTGCAGCAACATTTTTAAGAAATCATAAAGAATTTGGTCAAAAAATTATTTATTTTGGGCCAATGGGATGTCGTACTGGATTCTACCTTCTATTAGCTGGTGACTACGAATCAAAAACAATCGTACCACTACTTACAGAACTTTATGAATTCATCCGTGACTTCACAGGAGAAGTTCCAGGAGCAAGTGCGATCGGCTGTGGTAACTACTTAGACATGAACTTACCAATGGCAAAATATCTTGCTAATCGTTTCTTAGAAGAAGTTCTTTATCACATCACAGAGGAACGTCTTGTATATCCAGAATAA
- a CDS encoding peptidase E, with protein sequence MSMIITIGGGEIAAKETLVIDQFVVSQSGKTHPKLLFLPTASNDAAGYIEIVQQIYGTTLGCQVDSLCLLHSNPSQTEIEDKILSADIIYVGGGDTVFMMKCWEEQGVTPYLKKASQQGTVLAGLSAGSLCWYQKGHVDSDPITNKEGWWDSRPCNFLNLIPAIHCPHYNHKNHERFDLSMKKESLPGIALEDNTALVIKDNTYKILKSDPTRHAYLLHNETGVVKKTELISTEYHSIQELYL encoded by the coding sequence ATGAGTATGATTATAACCATTGGTGGCGGTGAAATTGCTGCAAAAGAAACTCTTGTAATCGATCAATTTGTCGTTTCCCAATCTGGTAAAACACATCCAAAATTATTATTTCTTCCAACTGCAAGCAATGATGCTGCTGGTTACATTGAAATAGTTCAACAGATCTACGGAACTACTCTCGGCTGCCAAGTTGATTCTCTCTGTCTTTTACATTCTAATCCATCTCAAACTGAGATTGAAGATAAGATCCTATCTGCTGATATCATCTATGTAGGCGGCGGAGATACTGTGTTCATGATGAAATGCTGGGAAGAACAAGGGGTAACCCCTTATCTAAAAAAGGCTTCTCAACAAGGAACTGTCCTAGCAGGTCTTAGCGCCGGCTCTCTCTGCTGGTATCAAAAAGGCCACGTCGATTCTGACCCAATCACCAATAAAGAAGGCTGGTGGGATTCCAGGCCCTGTAACTTTCTAAATCTCATCCCAGCGATCCATTGCCCTCATTACAATCATAAAAACCATGAACGCTTCGACCTCTCCATGAAAAAAGAATCCCTCCCCGGCATCGCCCTAGAAGACAACACCGCCCTAGTAATAAAAGACAACACCTACAAAATCCTAAAATCCGATCCAACTAGACATGCTTACCTACTACATAACGAAACCGGTGTGGTTAAAAAAACAGAATTAATCTCCACCGAATATCACTCAATACAAGAACTCTATTTATAA
- a CDS encoding membrane protein: MNKNRLRKAAAVTLCSTLVIGSTVSTNALATTAKFPQNTIQIAKTEKKKVSLVQSNNDGKNKKHETVYVMADASGKTDNVIVSNWLENINKDDQLADIADLKNIKNVKGNEKYTNGTGNELDWNASGNDIYYQGNTDKEIPVEAKVTYKLDGQEISAKDLKGKSGELEIKFEYKNKTVTSDKKCTPFTVVCACLIDSDKLSNITAENAKIISDGDRYIMVGVSMPGIKECIDMDDVDVPEVITLKGDVKDYEPMTFYNVISTDLLSDISLDDISLDKLGDKIDDMEDATKKLKDGSSDLSDGLNTLHSKTGEYTNAIGTYTKSISTYLDGVGKVGDGIESLYKKVPAAVSGMKKIDSGAVKLDKSVGTLKSGAAKVDKGAGQVKSGAAKLDTAAGKIATGANTVHTGVGTLDTAAGKIATGADTVNTGVGNLDTAAGQLETGADKVNTGVGTVDTTVGQIDNGLGLLLEGVNSFVTQMNGIDLSTYTAKFSKLIKGISDMKTSVANGESGLYKKLSDSIDANQQILDALEAAGTDSKLTEPLKNSIAGQKQILAGLKGYGDSIQEGLTTMETEASTTAKDVGSLGTKFTDAKSKLGTMKSNVEKLKNGTAELKKGTAELKAGTESLKTGASGLKTGTGTLKTGTESLKTGTSSLKAGTSKLKTGTNTLKNGTSQLKTGTASLKTGAVSLKTGTLALKNGSVKLKTGTGTLKNGTAKIMSGMDAMQEGIAKLSSGSNKLLSNNSKILDANGKLVSNGTKLTDATKKAADGSQDLNEGVSKFKRKAIDKLSDKFNDEFEDKLDNVKDIFDNGKSYTSFTGAPKDWDSSVRFIVKIN; this comes from the coding sequence ATGAATAAGAATAGATTAAGAAAAGCAGCAGCAGTCACATTATGCTCCACTTTGGTAATCGGCTCTACCGTTTCCACCAATGCGTTAGCTACAACAGCGAAATTTCCTCAAAACACGATACAGATTGCAAAGACAGAAAAAAAGAAAGTAAGCTTAGTGCAATCCAATAACGACGGTAAGAATAAGAAACATGAAACCGTATATGTCATGGCGGATGCGTCCGGAAAGACAGATAACGTCATTGTTAGTAACTGGCTTGAAAATATAAATAAGGATGATCAGCTGGCTGATATCGCAGATCTTAAGAATATTAAAAATGTTAAGGGAAATGAGAAGTATACCAATGGAACGGGAAACGAGTTAGATTGGAATGCTTCAGGAAATGATATCTATTATCAAGGTAATACGGATAAAGAGATTCCAGTAGAAGCAAAGGTTACTTATAAGTTAGATGGACAGGAGATTAGTGCTAAGGACTTAAAGGGTAAAAGTGGAGAATTGGAAATTAAATTCGAGTATAAGAATAAAACAGTTACTTCTGATAAGAAGTGTACGCCATTTACGGTTGTATGTGCATGTTTAATCGATTCGGATAAACTTTCTAACATAACAGCTGAAAATGCTAAGATTATTTCAGATGGTGATCGTTATATTATGGTTGGTGTTTCTATGCCTGGTATCAAAGAGTGTATTGATATGGACGATGTCGATGTTCCCGAGGTGATCACTCTAAAGGGGGATGTAAAGGATTATGAACCAATGACATTTTATAATGTAATCTCAACTGATCTTTTATCAGATATTTCACTAGATGATATTTCTTTAGATAAGCTGGGAGATAAGATCGATGATATGGAAGATGCTACGAAGAAACTAAAAGATGGCTCTTCTGATTTAAGTGATGGTTTAAATACGCTTCATTCGAAAACAGGTGAATATACGAATGCGATCGGTACTTATACAAAGTCCATCAGTACTTATCTTGATGGGGTTGGCAAAGTCGGCGACGGAATTGAATCACTCTATAAGAAAGTCCCAGCAGCAGTGAGCGGAATGAAGAAGATCGATAGTGGTGCTGTTAAATTAGATAAGAGTGTTGGTACGTTAAAGAGTGGTGCTGCTAAGGTAGATAAGGGTGCTGGTCAGGTTAAGAGCGGTGCAGCTAAGCTTGATACAGCGGCCGGTAAGATTGCAACCGGAGCGAATACGGTTCATACTGGAGTTGGAACTCTTGATACGGCAGCAGGCAAGATTGCAACCGGAGCGGATACGGTAAATACCGGTGTCGGTAATCTTGATACAGCAGCAGGTCAGTTGGAAACGGGAGCAGATAAGGTAAATACCGGAGTTGGAACTGTTGATACGACAGTAGGTCAGATTGATAATGGTCTTGGTCTTCTATTAGAGGGCGTAAATAGTTTTGTTACCCAGATGAATGGGATTGATCTTAGCACTTATACAGCCAAGTTTAGTAAGCTGATCAAGGGCATTTCTGATATGAAAACAAGTGTTGCAAATGGAGAAAGTGGTTTATATAAGAAGTTATCTGATTCCATCGATGCAAATCAACAAATTCTAGATGCTTTAGAAGCAGCAGGCACAGATAGTAAGTTAACGGAACCACTAAAGAATTCAATTGCAGGTCAAAAGCAAATTTTAGCTGGGTTAAAGGGATATGGAGATAGTATTCAAGAAGGACTTACGACAATGGAAACTGAGGCATCAACAACGGCCAAGGATGTTGGCTCTTTAGGTACCAAGTTTACGGATGCAAAGTCTAAGTTAGGTACAATGAAGTCCAATGTTGAGAAGTTAAAGAATGGAACAGCTGAACTGAAAAAGGGAACAGCTGAGTTAAAAGCTGGAACAGAGAGCTTAAAGACCGGAGCTTCGGGGTTAAAGACAGGTACTGGAACACTTAAGACTGGAACAGAGAGTTTAAAGACCGGAACAAGTTCTTTAAAGGCAGGTACTTCTAAGTTAAAGACCGGAACGAATACGTTAAAGAATGGTACTTCACAACTGAAGACCGGAACTGCTTCTTTAAAGACGGGTGCTGTTTCGTTAAAGACAGGTACTTTGGCATTAAAGAATGGTAGTGTTAAATTGAAAACTGGTACTGGTACATTAAAGAATGGTACTGCTAAGATCATGTCTGGTATGGATGCAATGCAAGAGGGTATTGCTAAGTTAAGCAGTGGCAGTAACAAGCTTCTTTCTAATAATTCGAAGATTTTGGATGCGAATGGAAAGCTTGTTTCTAATGGTACGAAGTTAACGGATGCTACGAAGAAGGCAGCTGATGGCAGCCAGGATCTGAATGAGGGTGTTAGCAAGTTTAAGAGGAAAGCGATTGATAAGCTTTCTGATAAGTTTAATGATGAGTTCGAGGATAAGCTGGATAATGTAAAAGATATTTTTGATAATGGCAAGAGTTATACTTCTTTTACTGGTGCTCCTAAGGATTGGGATAGCAGCGTTCGTTTCATCGTTAAGATTAATTAA